Within Anopheles ziemanni chromosome 2, idAnoZiCoDA_A2_x.2, whole genome shotgun sequence, the genomic segment CGAGGGGCTTTGAACGTCGATGAGGCATCGGCGTCCACCTGAAGTCCGGCGTTGTCCATCTTGGTGCTGGTCGATGCTGCCGGTACGGTCAACGCACTTGCCCGGATGAAGGATGCTACTGCCGGGACGGTCCGTGTACTAGCCGCAACGCTAGTGGCCTGCATCGGGATGATCGTTGCTGGTGCGCCTATTGTCAGGCTCGAAGCACCGGCCGGTGCGCTCGCCGCGACGGTCGATGTGCTCGCCGCGACGGTCGATGTGCTCGTCGGGACTGTCGGTGCGCGGACGGCCGGAGCGCTCTCCGGGACGGTCGATGCGGGCGCCGGGATGATCGGTGTGCTCGATGGGATGAGCATTGTGCTTGCCGGAACGGTCGGTGTGCTCACCGGGTCGGTCGGTGCACGGACGGTTTGTGTGCTCGCCCGGGGGACTGTTGCTGGAGCAgggttttcggtgccattctGCACCGCTGAGGCATACGACAACCTCTCGTTGACGCTCGTCTTCTGAGCCACCAGTTTCCTGCCTTGGGTGCAGGTCATCCCATGGTGTGCAGCAAGACGGCATGTTCGACACGTTTGCTGCTGTCCCCGGTATGTTATCAGCGTCTCTTCCCCTCCAATCGAGACGTATGACGGCACCGGCTTAGACAAGACCGCTGTGACGTAGCGGTATCCGTCAGGGATTCCGGCACACGGGTATGGCTTCGCCCATACTCCGGCTCGGATTGACCGGACTTCTCCGTAACGAGCAAAGAAATCCGTAATGCATCTGTCCGTGATGTCCTCGGACAGGTCGTGGATTTTGATGACCACGGAATTGTCGACCATTACGATCGGGATCGGGAATTTCTTCCCGTCGCATTCGAGAGAATGCTTGCCGTCGTTCTCCTCGACGGTTCTTAGAGCAAGGCTCTGGTCCTTCACTCGGATGTGAAGGAAGTGGGATGCCGGCTTCGTCCGGATTGAAACGATTGAAGAGCTGCTTAGACCCAGCTTGGTCATGGCGAGGGTTGTGGCCTCCATCAAGGACGGCCTTTTGGGGAGCTTCGAGAAATCCACCCGCAGGGTGCTTCTCGAAGCAGCCATGATGTGGCTtgcttttgcactttttttttaacgctcTGTTTTGGTAAAAGTGCGTCCGATCGCAACGAGTCTCGGAGAGGAACTATCAATAACCGCGACTTTGTGCAAATTCTTCTCGCTGGTTTTCAGCTACGATATGGCGTAATATGGCAGTTAAGGGAccccaaaacatttaaaatatattgtaACATGcttcaaaagcaacataaagtACCAAGGttttttgccacttttcgCCGTCTGGCTGGATAAAGCTGGATGTTTTAGCATACAATTCAACGCAGATGGTTCAATGTTTTAGTGACGTCTCAGTTTAAAGATTCGGGTTCCGTTTAAATGATACAattgtcaaacttgttctaaatttaatagaaatgctactctttattttggttttgacACAAATTTGCTagcgttttccatttttgcagGAAAAgtcgttgaaatttgttttttttcgttttgttaatgcaaatgcaaatggGTCATTTAAGCCTAATTATTTAATAGACTTATCATTTAAGTGAGAGTGGACTCAATTTGACAAAAAACCActttatt encodes:
- the LOC131294002 gene encoding mucin-2-like, whose product is MAASRSTLRVDFSKLPKRPSLMEATTLAMTKLGLSSSSIVSIRTKPASHFLHIRVKDQSLALRTVEENDGKHSLECDGKKFPIPIVMVDNSVVIKIHDLSEDITDRCITDFFARYGEVRSIRAGVWAKPYPCAGIPDGYRYVTAVLSKPVPSYVSIGGEETLITYRGQQQTCRTCRLAAHHGMTCTQGRKLVAQKTSVNERLSYASAVQNGTENPAPATVPRASTQTVRAPTDPVSTPTVPASTMLIPSSTPIIPAPASTVPESAPAVRAPTVPTSTSTVAASTSTVAASAPAGASSLTIGAPATIIPMQATSVAASTRTVPAVASFIRASALTVPAASTSTKMDNAGLQVDADASSTFKAPRVPSPSATPSSLSWQTVAGKRKTDEQTDSDVSCKSGEEPIKRKPGRPPKKTNATAAKPTGVMEVDAQ